A stretch of the Musa acuminata AAA Group cultivar baxijiao chromosome BXJ2-7, Cavendish_Baxijiao_AAA, whole genome shotgun sequence genome encodes the following:
- the LOC135618074 gene encoding uncharacterized protein LOC135618074, whose amino-acid sequence MDKSKVQAIADWRTPTKVLELRSFLGFVNYYRRFVAGYSKKATPLTELLKKEQPWKCLNQVLFQLSYLFILLNDQVTSGTDPAVIRAKLRDALPRAPKKQLYDSVLLHTSFARLLGRPQILLEKLETPSNQLQLFHELVSQLNKKLQGFEATMSELWFVEEYDVLALALNGRMKTRRFPLSCTGN is encoded by the exons atggataagtcgaaggtgcaagcaatcGCGGACTGGCGAACTCCAacgaaggtgctagagttgagatccttccttggtttcgtcaactactatcgccgCTTCGTAGCGGGATATTCAAAgaaggcaaccccactgacggagttgctgaagaaggagcagccttggaaatg TCTCAACCAAGTGCTCTTCCAACTATCATATCTGTTTATTCTCTTGAATGACCAGGTGACCTCTGGTACTGATCCCGCTGTTATTCGGGCTAAACTGAGAGACGCCCTTCCACGTGCACCTAAAAAGCAACTG TATGATTCCGTTCTACTTCATACTTCATTTGCAAGACTTCTTGGACGTCCTCAAATCTTATTGGAG AAGCTGGAAACACCTTCTAATCAACTCCAGTTGTTTCATGAGCTTGTTTCGCAGCTTAACAAGAAGCTTCAAGGTTTTGAG GCGACCATGTCTGAGCTCTGGTTTGTGGAAGAATATGATGTGCTGGCACTGGCATTGAATGGAAGAATGAAGACAAGGAGATTTCCTCTTAGTTGCACAGGAAATTAA